From the genome of Opitutaceae bacterium, one region includes:
- a CDS encoding alpha-L-fucosidase — protein MNPLPTSRREFLRASALAGGALLGARLSAQNASAPPIPSLAAGVPLRSSASDDEKLPGAQRLSVEKLKRWEAMKYGIFLHFGMSTFVEAELPSGSDPSTAYAPDRLDVDQWISVARDAGMKYAVLTTKHVAGHCLWPTRLNDYHVGTSGNKTDVVEAFLKACERRGVKPGFYYCSWDNHNRFGSLSPNVAPLPIGRAPMPVNRSSAFVTERYLEFQWAQITELMDNYGPIAEWWIDIPHLLPRYYRQRLYDHITARQPDTLILYNHGIGDGTEIVMDRVWPTDLMTIERFLPSAATAYVKWRNLDGRNYYIPGEVCEPIGNDWFYTEKDQPRSDAELLGMYLTSISRGANLLLDVGPDRHGLIPDRFRLALERLRKNLDLLGM, from the coding sequence ATGAATCCACTCCCCACTTCGCGACGCGAATTCCTGCGCGCATCCGCCCTGGCAGGCGGAGCGCTGCTCGGTGCCCGGCTCTCCGCACAGAATGCATCGGCCCCTCCGATCCCTTCGCTGGCCGCCGGTGTGCCCCTGCGCTCGTCGGCTTCCGATGATGAGAAGCTGCCCGGGGCGCAGCGGCTTTCCGTGGAGAAACTGAAAAGGTGGGAGGCCATGAAGTATGGCATTTTCCTCCATTTCGGCATGAGCACCTTCGTCGAGGCGGAGCTGCCGAGCGGATCGGATCCCTCGACCGCCTATGCGCCCGACCGACTCGACGTCGACCAGTGGATCAGCGTCGCGCGCGACGCCGGCATGAAGTACGCCGTGCTGACCACAAAGCATGTCGCCGGACACTGCCTCTGGCCCACGCGGCTGAACGACTACCATGTCGGAACCTCAGGCAACAAGACCGATGTCGTTGAGGCGTTCCTCAAGGCCTGCGAGCGACGCGGCGTGAAGCCGGGCTTCTACTACTGCTCCTGGGACAACCACAATCGTTTCGGCTCACTCTCGCCCAACGTCGCCCCGCTTCCCATCGGGCGCGCCCCCATGCCCGTCAATCGCAGCTCGGCGTTTGTCACCGAGCGCTATCTGGAGTTTCAATGGGCGCAGATCACCGAGCTGATGGACAACTACGGTCCGATCGCCGAGTGGTGGATCGACATTCCCCACCTGCTGCCACGTTACTACCGTCAGCGCCTCTACGACCATATCACAGCGCGGCAGCCGGACACCCTGATTCTCTACAATCACGGCATCGGGGATGGCACGGAAATCGTGATGGATCGCGTGTGGCCGACCGACCTGATGACGATCGAGCGATTCCTTCCCAGCGCCGCAACCGCCTATGTGAAGTGGCGGAACCTGGATGGCCGCAACTACTACATTCCCGGCGAAGTGTGCGAGCCGATCGGCAATGACTGGTTCTACACCGAGAAGGATCAGCCGCGCTCCGATGCGGAGTTGCTCGGCATGTACCTCACCTCAATTTCGCGGGGAGCAAATCTGCTGCTCGACGTCGGCCCCGACCGTCACGGCCTGATCCCCGACCGCTTCCGCCTCGCGCTGGAGCGCCTGCGAAAGAACCTCGACCTGCTCGGCATGTAG